The following are encoded in a window of Ignicoccus islandicus DSM 13165 genomic DNA:
- a CDS encoding ATP-binding protein: MNGATRVDVVDQNKTLKNAEVLKLEHDNAKTYMIIYKKRGKQQVLESLEDEFYVLPIVNKFQKTVVEELDSKEETPLIYKLKIPSTFLSSEEIIRGMIRPLVRYYIPSALEEYDVNLAYSIIDAENNKRRIAFLIALKPQCQKKIKLIPITISSDVEKLTREDVLKIFRRERNELRRILKELERIGEVPSDFTKKLTIQNFLLVRIANIFEEDEVVVDDDDDVSLSLKLRKPTWDLSQFPRELSEQVRTIVINPILGSKKYALKGIIVTGPPGMGKSVLVEAISKELNRKLLDIDPSTYRSMWYGQTEKILKSIFDSIKNRSDITVLIDDAEFLASRTMAVHEGYLAEVSVFLKMLQEERKPLIALTANHPEIIDQALIRPGRIDAIIVMGYPDKEFREKIITNALRRYDVKLASHALLEDMVRITRWFSAAEIDAFVRMAAMKGNGKIDRDSIWWARRKFNINENDRKNLQERIIWSLKQVQGIVIDYVKTPDKI; encoded by the coding sequence GTGAACGGCGCTACCAGAGTAGACGTTGTCGATCAAAATAAAACTTTGAAGAATGCCGAGGTGCTCAAGCTCGAGCATGATAACGCCAAAACCTATATGATTATCTACAAAAAGAGAGGTAAGCAACAAGTTCTCGAAAGCTTAGAAGACGAATTTTACGTCTTACCCATAGTCAATAAGTTTCAGAAGACTGTAGTAGAGGAATTGGATAGTAAGGAGGAAACGCCATTGATATACAAGCTCAAGATACCGTCTACTTTCCTCTCTAGCGAGGAGATAATAAGGGGGATGATAAGACCATTAGTTAGATACTATATCCCTTCTGCTTTAGAAGAATACGACGTTAACTTGGCTTACTCTATAATTGACGCTGAGAATAACAAAAGGAGAATAGCGTTCTTAATAGCGCTCAAACCTCAATGTCAAAAGAAGATCAAACTAATACCAATCACGATTTCCTCAGATGTAGAAAAACTGACTAGAGAGGACGTCCTAAAAATTTTTAGAAGAGAAAGAAATGAACTTCGAAGGATCCTTAAAGAGTTAGAACGAATAGGAGAAGTTCCATCAGATTTCACGAAGAAACTTACTATTCAGAACTTCTTGCTAGTTAGGATTGCTAATATATTTGAGGAAGACGAGGTAGTTGTGGACGATGACGATGACGTATCTCTAAGTTTAAAATTGAGAAAACCCACATGGGATTTAAGTCAATTCCCCAGAGAGCTATCTGAGCAAGTTAGAACTATCGTTATTAACCCTATTCTTGGTTCAAAGAAATATGCACTTAAGGGAATAATCGTTACTGGACCTCCCGGAATGGGCAAATCAGTACTCGTAGAAGCGATTAGTAAGGAGTTGAATAGGAAATTACTAGATATAGATCCGTCAACTTATAGGAGTATGTGGTACGGTCAGACTGAGAAGATACTGAAGAGTATTTTCGACAGTATAAAGAATAGGAGCGATATAACTGTTTTAATAGATGACGCGGAATTCTTGGCTAGTCGAACTATGGCTGTTCACGAAGGTTACTTAGCAGAGGTCTCTGTTTTCCTAAAGATGTTGCAAGAGGAAAGGAAACCTTTGATAGCTCTAACTGCAAATCATCCTGAAATTATAGATCAAGCGTTAATTAGACCTGGGAGAATCGATGCCATAATCGTCATGGGTTATCCTGATAAAGAATTCAGGGAGAAAATAATTACTAATGCCTTGCGTCGCTACGACGTGAAGCTAGCTTCCCATGCTCTTTTGGAAGACATGGTTAGAATAACTAGGTGGTTCAGCGCAGCCGAAATAGACGCTTTCGTAAGGATGGCTGCAATGAAAGGTAACGGTAAAATAGATCGAGATAGCATATGGTGGGCAAGGAGGAAGTTCAACATAAACGAAAACGATAGGAAGAACCTCCAGGAACGAATCATATGGAGCTTGAAACAAGTTCAAGGAATAGTTATTGACTATGTAAAGACCCCAGATAAAATATGA
- a CDS encoding flavoprotein, which translates to MVKVLWGVTGAGHWMRESASIFEKVASRTKVTVIMTRNGYEIAKLYGVLDVFKKYTGGYYSELEVDPNPLSHIYGRVLSKKYELFVLAPLSANTANKIADGIADNLVTTAAAMARKAGVTTILLPTDAPWVKETALPCTVHDNCVNCSVCPPQETCPTKAIVDGISKKRILLDRCIGCELCVTKCPYEAINCFEKVEINVHWLEVEKLKVLEKFESFIIVRSPEELSRIINEYLDVALNEGA; encoded by the coding sequence TTGGTCAAGGTATTATGGGGAGTTACCGGTGCCGGCCATTGGATGAGGGAATCCGCTTCGATATTTGAAAAAGTGGCATCTAGAACCAAGGTTACAGTTATCATGACTCGTAACGGCTATGAGATAGCTAAGCTATACGGAGTCCTAGACGTGTTCAAGAAATATACCGGTGGATATTATTCCGAACTTGAAGTAGATCCCAATCCCCTTTCTCATATATATGGAAGAGTTCTTTCGAAGAAGTACGAGTTATTCGTATTAGCTCCGTTATCAGCGAACACCGCTAACAAAATAGCTGATGGAATAGCAGATAATTTGGTTACGACAGCGGCAGCTATGGCTAGGAAAGCCGGTGTAACTACAATTCTCTTACCTACTGATGCGCCTTGGGTAAAGGAAACGGCCCTTCCTTGTACGGTTCACGATAACTGCGTCAACTGTTCAGTATGTCCTCCTCAAGAAACTTGTCCTACGAAAGCCATTGTTGACGGTATATCTAAAAAGAGAATTCTTCTAGATCGGTGTATAGGTTGCGAATTATGTGTAACCAAATGTCCCTACGAAGCAATTAACTGCTTCGAAAAGGTTGAGATAAACGTTCACTGGCTAGAGGTAGAGAAGCTTAAGGTTTTGGAGAAGTTCGAAAGCTTCATTATAGTACGTTCTCCAGAAGAACTCTCGAGAATCATTAACGAATACTTAGACGTAGCCCTCAATGAGGGGGCGTAA